The segment gcacagGCTTCCCATAgtgtcacagcctcctttgagCATCCCGCTGCTCTGACGTGGGctctccaggggctgcaggtggatacCTGCTCCACTGCGGACCTCCATGGGCCGCAGGTGCCTCGCCACAGTCTTCACCCTAGGCTGCAGgagaatctctgctctggcacttggagcacctcctgcccttccttcttcactgaccttggtgtctgcagggttGATCCTCTTGCATATtctcactcttctctttctggCTGCAATTGCTGTTGTGCAGcaactttttccccttcttaaataaGTTATCCCACAGGGGCTGCCACCATTGTTGATGGGCTTGGCCTTAGACAGTGGTGGGTCTgtcttggagccagctggcacTGGCTCTGTCAGACATAGGGGAAGCTTCTAGAAGCTTGTCACAGAAGCCATCCCTGTGGCCCCCcgctaccaaaaccttgctgCGCAAACCCAATACAAAAAAGAAGGGTCAGCCAAAATGCTCAATCATTCATTTGCATAACTGATTCTTCctttaattagatttttaagCTAGAGGTGTTGTTTTTTGTTAAAACCTTGAGGACAGCTGTGGTGTTGCTTACAGTTTACTGCCCTAAAGAATGAATTGCTGTCCCCGCGGAAACTAGAAACTTTGAGTTTAGGTCAGTAAACTGTCACCGTTTCATTTGAGAACATGGACTACTTTTTGTGTTACCATTGTGGCTCATCAGTTTCTGCTGTATCTGCTGATAAATCTGTAATGTGAAAACAGCAGTCAGAAGTAGTGTGATAATATCATCTGAAAGAGAAGTCTGTTGGTATAATGATTCTGATTCCTCCCAGAGATTGAGGACTTCTTTCAAGCAAGTCTAACTTAAAGAGAGCCCTTTGAATAAAAttatgtgtgggtttttttttttcttaacttaaaattttggaaaatacaTTCTTAGCAATAGGTACTCTTTCTATATATGTACTATGGAGCAAATGAATTCTTAGGCTTAAACTTATTCAAAGTAATAATTTGcttaaaaagtaatttgctgctgcttaaaAGTAATTTGTTTAGTATCATAGAGAAACTAAACCTTTAGGTTTAGAATAATAATGTACAATAGATTAAAGgggtaaaaagaaaagctttgacCTTTGTTACAGAATTTCATTTCTCATCTCCTTCTCTGGTATGTTACATTTCAAAATCAGTGTATGTTGACACTGCAGTTGCTGGTGCCCATGGAGCAGCACATGTGTGATTTCTGCAGTTGCATCTTTTAGTGCAATGTAACAATATTGGAATATGGAATAGTCTTCATATAACCTTCCTAGAAGCCTTCAGTAAAATCAGTTTCGCTCTTGACTTGATTATAGCTTGCTGTGAAATGCAGCAGTAAGAAATCACGGGATTGAGTTTATGCTACAAAAACCATACTGGTTTGGGCTAATCCAATGCATGGGGGCTTGGAGCACGTTTCCTTCCCTTCTAGTAGTTGAGCTTGTTGTTCCAGGCCTGCATGCTGATAAGAACTATTACAGAGGAAGAGCTGCTATCAAGGCTTAGTGTGGGTTCTCCCCTGTTATGCTTGGGAGCTGATTTAAACCAAGTTTCTCCTGCCCCGGCCCCTGTTTTGCAGCTGTGTTGCAGCTCTGTCTGTTCCTGGTTTTACACCTCCCTGATTTGGATCCTAACGCAACTTGAGTTTCTGGCTTCACCTTGGAACTGTCTCATCACTGGGGATGTGCTGGGTCATTGCTGTGTTGTTGCTGACCCTGGTTACTGTCTCTGGACTGACTTTCAAGTGCATATGCAGCTTGCTCCTTTGTCCAGCAGCGCCCTTGCTGTTTCATGGCACAGATCAGAGAAGGAATAGACAAattcataaaagaaaatcccattTATAGCATAGCAGCAACTTGTAAAGAAAGGTGCGTTATCAGGTTACACATGTCAGCTCCAGCAAAACCGAGTCAAAAAGAGTGCTTATGGTCCTCTGTGCTGTGTGCCAGTAGTTTTAACAGTTGTTCTAGGAAATGGATAACTGCTACGTAAGATGTTGCTAGATCTTGAATTTTTAAAGCCCCTGCAATAATTCTAATGGGGAATTCTCTGTTGacagagaagaggggaagagaggcaGCATTGAGTACCTTCTGTGACTCTCTAGACTCATCTGGTTAAATGACAAATGTTAATTTCCTAAGGGTTATTGACAGAATACCGTGCAAGTcatttgcttgggttttttttgaaaataggAGGTACCGTGTTATTATTGTACCTGGGGCAATGCTAGTCACATAATCTTTTTTAGAGTAGTTTCTCTAATCAGTGTAAAACTGATTACTCGCTAATATTtaatacttttgcttttttttttctaatagctTTCCATTGAAATTGGAACAGaagttaaaaaccaaaacaaaatgttatCAGAAATGGTAAGTATTTAGTCACtaactttctttaaatatgGGGCAGGGTTAAGAAGTTAATAATGTAAAGTATTCTTCTTTTAATATGATcatttgtattaaaatgttGACAGCTTATTTCTGACTGTAAAATATGACTAGTTCAGcagcagtatttcttttcaaaaagataGACGCGCAAATGCATTACTTACAAGGCACAACCAAGGTCTTTATACTTCAGATAGGACTATTTGTTATAGTTAGATTTGTTATATACTATAGTATTATTAAAAGGTAGTTCTATATTTAATAGTATTTGAGAATAGAAGAgggaagtgaaaaataaagaagtcagaaatgccttttttgcttacattttgctttggctttggGAAAAATATATCGGGCAAAAGTTTTCCTGATTATTTGAGGCCATTTATGAAAATCAATTTTAgttttggaaaatgttaaaaaacgTGAAAAACTGCTTGGCGAGCATTAGGggtaacctttttttttctcagagtaACGTTTTTGTcgttgttttgtttgtttgttttttaaatgtaggaTAATGATTTTGACTCCACGGGTGGACTTTTAGGTGCAACCATGGGCAGACTGAGAACACTCTCCAGAGGAAGCCAGACCAAACTGTTATGCTACATGATGCtcttttcattgtttgttttttttgtaatatactGGATTATTAAACTGAGGTGATGCATGTTACCTTTGGTTTAAATAGTGTAATTTCAACTATAAAGCAGTCTTAATTAATGAAGACATAATCTAAAGTGGCATATTCTGTTGATAAAACACAGTGAAATTGTTGTAAATTGCATTAACTATTAATGCAATGTTATATATAGATTTCTGCAAGTATCAGGATCTTTGCCATCATCCCATTTTGGGAACATTATTTGTAAATATGCAGAAACTGCTAGCATAGTAGGTTACTTTTTTAGCGGAAAATAGTTTCtagatttgattttaaaaaatacagaaaacagtgGTTGTTTGGATATGAAGTAACTGCAGAATTAAAAggctttctctttcattctgcttttcattctgGGCCATGCTCTAAATTAGAGCTCCAGTTTCAAGCGTATAGTAATTCCTTGGTTGCAGAAGCACAAGGAATACTTTGCTCTTACTAAATTGGTTTTATCTGTGGATTTTGTAAAAAGGCTGGCCTGAAGCTAACAAATCTAATAGTGGTACcctccaaaattatttttttgtggataGATCTAATAGTGTACGTATTCAAGTAGCTTAAACTGTGTGTTTTGGGGAGAATTTGCttaaaaactgcctttttttttttttattttaaatgtgacaAATTTGTGCTTACACATCTACTCTTCTATGCAAATTTTTTTGCTCATTGGGACCAACCAATATGGACAAAGTAAAAATGTTCTCTTTACAGTGTCTAAAACTTAATGATTCCATTGAATCACTAAAATGTCTACCATTAGTATGTTTACTTTTCAGTCTGTGATAATCCCTAAATCTGTATTGCATGATGTCTGAAATATGAGGTTATAGATTTTGAATTTTATATTGAAGTAGATTATGATGCACCTTTTGGAGGTGCTGTTATATTAAGGCTCTTTACTTTGAAGACTTGGCTTTTACTCACTAGATAGTTTCCCAGTAGTTGAAGCTATTACATTACTGAGTTTAACATTCAAAAAATAGAGTTTCCTAGATATTGAAATTATAtctacagtttttaaaaaatttttctAGAAATACTGTATAACATTTGCCATTAATAATTACAAACTGACAAAGTGTCTTGTAGTATTTTTACATACATTATTTTCTACTGTGGAACACCAATGTATATTTTGGAAATGGTGCTGCATTTAAGGGGCTATACTTTTGTGGAGAGCactattaaaataagaaatggagGTGTATGCTACATTTCTTTCATATTAAATTTCATATATAATGGAAGTATGACATACAAATCACTTACCTGATCCAAAACACAACATTTCTAGCCCATTTAGTTTGTGATTATTAAAAGCTTTGCAGTGCTTCTATGAATAACAGAACATCTAAGCAGTAACACCAGGATAATGCATCATCTTTATATGAGAACTGCTAGGCTTGTTTAACAAATATTGCATTCCCAAAGCGAGTAAATAGGATATAGTTTGCCATCCGGAATTGATGCACTTGTACAATTTTAATGAGACGGTGGAGTGCCAGGCATCTAACAAGTGAGATGATAATTACTGACATATCTGTTTGACAGCCACGCTCCCCTGATAGTTGATCATCTCCTAGAAGTCTATTTCTGGCTGGTGCCTGAACaatctatgtatttatttgcttttttaaaaaatcaatctTGCCATGCCAATAAGTGGAAAAAGTTTTTAACTACCTAATATAAATGGGTGGATGCAGCTAGTTTTATAGCCAATACAGTTCGTGTCTTTGTTCTGAAGAATGTGCTAGGGTGTCCCCTAAGTCCTGACAGAGCACATACTGGTAAAAATCTTTTACCAGTCCTTCATATCACTTATAAAACcaacagattttaattttaaatgtcaaaCCAGATTAAAAGGTAATTCATGCAGAATAGGAAATAGGtcttctgctgcttccctcccctcctccgTTCTTCAGTGGTGttaagaagtgaaaagaaaaagaaatcttaagcCTATGTCTCCTTTATGTTTCCTCATTTAAGGAGGCTTGtcagtttttgggttttttttgtctagaTAGGGTGGGAAATTGAGAGAAAGTTTAAGCACAAGGAATATATGAAGCCTCCAAACAACTATCTATCTCTATATATTtattagaaaacacagaagacttttttttttttttaattacatgctAAAATAAAGCTCCATTATGCTCTTAATGTGAACATTCTTAACTGAAAGTTACTGTGacatattttttcatgtttttacaTCCTTTCACAGGATATAGCATTTTTACCTTTCTACAATTCCACTAAAAGGacaattttcagtttaaactCTGAACTGGAATCCTGCAGGTTTGCTTAGAATGCTTAAGGGAATTTTATTTGAAGATGACATCGCTTTGAGAATGTTCCACTTAGGGAAGGAGAAATGGCAGTTTCGGGGAGCCATGTGTTGCAGCTTTAGAATTTTCCTCAGCATTAGTGCTTGCTCTACCGGTCATTTTCTGGTAAAAAAAGtactacttttattttacaggaTTTAAAATTCACAAATAGTTAGCAATATTTCAGCATGCTATAATATGACCTTGTTGAATAAAATGCACTGTGCAGTGGGTACGATAGAAAGATATTGGTAGCATTAATTGTACTTTACAAAGTTGCAGTTAATAGCAACTACATAAGAATACCGCAGTtatgattattcttttttttaaatatcttttgaacatttttttcatacaatATTGATGTATTGCATTTCTCTGTTTAATGTAACAGGCTCTTATGTAGCAACCATACAGATTGTTTCCAGGTGTAAGGAAATATCATCTTTTCACTACCAAGCTATTAACCTCACAGTATCATGGAGATTCCTTAGTTAATGCTTCATCAACATATCCATTTGGTTAGAATGACAATTCCactgaagctttttttcctgcaataaTACAGGCTGTCTTGCCTGGCTGATTAGGAAGAGCCTAAGTAATTACAATTTTCATCTTACAATTTTCATCttaacatgtttatttttaatgtttatcttTAATaattacacacaaaaaatgatACCTTAGTGCTGAAGTTCAGGGCTCCGAACAGTTGTCAGATACAATTAAACAGTTGTTTGTAGAAttctacaaataaaaatcaacccGTACTCCCACCACCAAACATCCATGACAGAGTAGTACAAGTCAATATGAACTTTACGAAGATGACAGAACTTATTTTGATTAAAAGTGAAAGATAGGGAAGGTACTTGCAATTGAGAGCAAAATCAGTGCTCCAGTATTTGGACATGGCAGGGAATAAGTTGTGCCTTAATTATTgctcttaaaagcaaaattacacTAAAATTAGATTAATCTACTAGTGAAATCATAACTGTATCCATATGGAAGTTATGTTTCTTAAGTGGTGGCCTAGGTGCTCTAAAATGTAGATACACCTGAATTAAAGAAGACAGGAAGGTGCTTACTGGGGATCACTAGACCCACCAAAGCAGTAAACCAttgaaaagaaatgggaaaaaatgcagAGGCCACGTGCTTTCAGACTTCTTATCAACAGAAACTTGAAACATTGGGGAACATGTAGAGAGATAATGGCCAAGGACCCTGACAAGTATTTTGTTGGCAAAATTAGttatgttttctatttatttgaCCCTTAAGACACATACTGGCTGTTACCTTCAGTGTGCAGTACAAACTGTGTTCTTGTTTGCTTAATTTTCAAGGAAGAGTTGAGATGCATCACTTGCTGGGAAGTATTTCCATGTATTTGCATATGATGGAAAGCATGGTTTCATCTGAGCCACCTCCTATTGATGTTAATCTCATGTCTCTGTAGGAGCATAAAGAGTAGATTTAAACATTTGCATGCTATACTGATGGAACAAGTACAGAACTATACATCCCCATTTATTCTATGCATTTATTATGGAGCTGCTTTTATTATATCGAAACCTCTTGTTAACAGAAGTATGTGTGGTGTGGACAAATGTGTTGTCAGCATCATAAATACCCACTTGTGTACAGGGATGTTGTTAATTCTAAATCAAAAGGCGTAAGGTGTAATTTGGCACATCTGATTTTCAGATTCTTTTATAAAGAACCTTAACTTGGCAtaacactgtattttcttcttgacatAAGTTAAAACCTCACTTGGCATACAACTGCCCCTGCTTAAGCCCATCCAGACCTCCTGCAGCTGAACTTCATGCAGACTTCTGTTTAGTTCTTAGCACTTTTGGACTGGCATATAGAGTCACAAGCTCTTAGCAGGTTTTCTGCTGAACTGCCTACTCAAATGACCCACACATTAAATACTAACACCAGTTGTCTGCAGAACACCTCATCCACTGCCTCCTCCTGGTGAGACGGACTGCACCGCTTCCTGCAACATCTCTGTTGATCCTCTGCTAAAGATGTAGGTGCCTAAGCCTGCAATTGAATTCTAGGAGGGAAGGGAGCTTTTGGAGGGCCAGCAGCAAAAAAGTGTTGCAGCACTTAACTTTGCTTAACTGTGTGATAAAAAGATTATCAGTGAATCAGTATATTCGGTATTGGAGAATTGTACGGAGAAGGTACAATTTTAATTCAAGTTTTTTAACTGAGCATCCTGACCTCCCTAATGGCTATGTGAGATCTGGCATAATCTGTATTAGTATTATACAGTAGATAAAgcttctctgctttaaaaatgaatggcTGCTCCAAGATTTACCTTCTATCTCATATTTCTAATTGCACTCATTTAAAAACGAACAGTATTGCCTAAGTTTCCTTTGCCAGCCAGGTTGCAACTTAATGCAACCTTAagaagttttcttcagaaatttcttttctcctctgggcagaagaaaaaaataaccaaacacTGAAACAGTTCTGCTAAACTACCTCTACTTAATTCAATAACCTAAAGATACCCCACCTTCCTGTGGGCCTTGCTGAATGCAGCAGAACTGCAACAATGATAGGTTActtg is part of the Cuculus canorus isolate bCucCan1 chromosome 2, bCucCan1.pri, whole genome shotgun sequence genome and harbors:
- the BET1 gene encoding BET1 homolog isoform X2, yielding MRRAGLGDGAPAGNYGYTNSGYSVYEEENERLTESLRTKVSAIKSLSIEIGTEVKNQNKMLSEMDNDFDSTGGLLGATMGRLRTLSRGSQTKLLCYMMLFSLFVFFVIYWIIKLR
- the BET1 gene encoding BET1 homolog isoform X1, producing the protein MLKYDLHLKEDFWISLLPGNFYRLPHMQQEGDGAPAGNYGYTNSGYSVYEEENERLTESLRTKVSAIKSLSIEIGTEVKNQNKMLSEMDNDFDSTGGLLGATMGRLRTLSRGSQTKLLCYMMLFSLFVFFVIYWIIKLR